The Raphanus sativus cultivar WK10039 chromosome 2, ASM80110v3, whole genome shotgun sequence DNA segment ttttctaaagaattgtggttttaaattttagttttgaaatgttaagaagattatattttcaaatcttcaaaagattatatttttgttgcaaaatagaaaatttaaataaataatttgattttgtataagtttatattagaaagaagagattgatattagaagttaaagaattgtggttttagattttgagttttgaaatgttaagaagatattgaggttaaaaggaagatatgtttgtaatatatgaagtagaatataagaaagatggggtttagggtttggggtttctgattttagaagtttagaaatttacctcgttaaaaactcgtaatttacgaggcatttacgaggaccagaaagacgggcctcgcttaTTCGTCGTtggatttgggacgggcctcgcaatttcctcgtaagtttacgaggattttacgaagaaataaaagacgggcctctttaattcctcgtaaagctacgaggaaattgcgacgccttcgtaagttatatatacaacccaaacctcacactctctattcgtcccaacttcctctccaattcctccccatttcctctccaactcctctcccattcctctctccttcgaaatggtaatttcctcgctccccataattagtttagtatattaggtggttagtttagggaatttagataggtttacggaatttatgttcgttagatagattttttaattattgatgatagattttttattattgatgatcataaactcaaaatatatatttttgcaggttcgcaagaacatgcttactgctcactacagaGACATGTTCGatgagcctggtagtcagttagacccgccaggttgAGGAGCaccagactcagctgacccagcagtccgcCGACGGATTACCCGTTAtcttatccacaactgaagtggataagatttacgaggaggtaaatttttaaatatttttttattattaattcattaaattcAACTTTTagatttaactaacaaatataattttttttgtttttaaggttgtccctaagaaaaaaggacgtacgttggggatcggttccgtcaatgatgttccgagagcgacatcgtcttatgctcagagacGGACCGAAGAAGTCACTGAGTTGCAttccgagctgggcgcgaccaaaagccgtgtgagtggactcgaggccttcatcgacgttatagcggccacaaatccggaatgagaaactttgttgaggaacatgaaacaacaaaatcccattccaggcgagtcatcgggcacacatgacgaggaggatgttacgaggagaagcgaggaattctacgagacgatgaacgagccttagtttttttcggtttatgtattataaaatccaaaacttatttatatataaaatattttgttgcatttgaattttatttaaaatttatttataaaccacaaatatttaaatatttttattaaattaaattaataattattaaattaatcaatattatttattaattcgaaaattcgcattatacgagttatttacgtcgAAAGCTAacgaggaatttacgaggaatatttTACGAGGTATTTACGAGGAAAGCTTTTCAAGGAATCTACGTGGAGTTTACGAGAAAAATATTTCAAGGAAGTTACATCAAATTTACGAGGATTTCTTTTCAAGGAAATTACATGTAAGTAACAACGAATGCATCGCGTGGTTTCTACGAGGAATGGCCGcgaggattttacgaggaaatgcggcgaggaacttacgacgaaatgttTACTTCGTCTTTAAGAGGAAATGGTTGACTCGCTACTTTAtgaggaaatggcgacgaaatgtgtgttacgacggacgataaacgacgaGGGCCagtttcctcgttaattcctcgtaaacttccttttacgaggaattaacgaggaaactGGCCCTCGTTAAatatctgttttcttgtagtggggAATCGAAGCTGGGTCGAGACAAGTGTTTCAATTCCGAAAGAGACGTGGTTTAGCCGCTAGGCCGAGGATAATCATCTGGTATATGGTTCAACATAAACGTATTTAACCACAATCTTTATATTATAAACGTTGGGAAGAAACTCGAAATTTCAGGATAGGTTTCCAAAATAGTTGAATATAACTGTGTTTCTTTCTAGCAAAGAAGTTTAAAACAAGAATTGAaatgagataaaaaaaataaggtcgTACGTTACAAAGACTAAAGAAATTTCAAATTGTGATTTGCAGTTTTGGAGAAAAATGCATTTAAACCTAGGTTGTATATTACAAAAATTGAAAGACATCATACTTATTCAGGACAGGGTTCCAAAATGAAAATGTATATATGGTCTGGTCCATATCATGTAATCATCACATAACCAAACATCCAGAAAAATgatcaataaaaatgtaaaaaacatGGAAATGAAAAAGAATGGAGCAAAGATGAATAGTGAACTTCATCCTATAGGCTTCTTGCATGTGGTCTTGTTGTGCCCTCCTGTGCCACATCTGCTGCACTTGTGGGATTGAGATTTAGATCCATGAACCCCAAACTCGCCAACGGATCTCTTTCTCTTCGTAGGAGGACGTCCACTTCTCTTTTTTGTAGCTGGAGGTGGGCAAGTAAGTTCATCAATATTCACTGGATAGATGGACATTAACAACTCTGCACCAGAGTGTATGCTTTCGGCATAAGCTTTAGCCCACGTTTCTGTCAAGTGGGAACCATCAACGTAATGGTTTTCATCTCTCTTAATATATTTAGCAGCAGCAATTGCATGAATGCAGGGGATCTTGTCAATATCGAAAACATTACAAGTGCAATGTCGCTTCTCCAAATCAACAACATACTTCATTTTTTCATCCTTCACCTCAAACTCGCTTTGATCAACTTGATACACATTCAGCAGCATTGCAGCCACAAACCTGAATACCAATTTCTTCACAACTTTTGGGGTTACCAGGTGCTTATGTTTCGCAGCCGCTTCGCGTCGCTCAAAAAACCAAGTGGTGAGTGTCAATCTAATCGTCTCAAGGAGAGAGATCACTGGCAACTCACGAGGCATTTTCAACATAGAATTGAGAGACTCTGCAATGTTGGTAGTCATGATATTGTACCTGTTCGTAGGCGCATAGCATCGTGCCCACTTCCTAAAATCTGAATCTTCCAGATACTTAGCCAATTCAGGACATTTATCCTTTATGTCCTTAAAGATTAACCAGAACTCATGACACGTGTAGGCATCAGCAGCGCTTTCCACCAGAGGTAGCAAACCAGTCCTCGAATATTTAGGAGTGATGTTGCGGAGCAGATGGATCCTGCAGATTCCATGGTGAGATAAGGGATAAACTTCCTCCAGTGCTGAAGCAATGGAATTAGCCCTATCTGATACAAAAACAAGATCCGGAGCGTCCGGGATCATGTGGGTTAAACCTCTAAAGAACCATTTCCAAGAGGCGGCATTTTCATCGTCGACCTCTACAAAGGCGAGATGATATAGATGATAATCCCCATCTTGAACACAAGCTGCTAATAAAGTCCCATTGAATTTTTCCTTGAGAATTGTACCATCTACTGCAATAACTCTCCTCATCAATGAGAATGATGGACCAAAAGCCACAAATGCATACTTGAACTTTCCATTAGCATCCTTATGTTGATAAGTTAACGAACCAGGGTTTGTCTCTGTGACTTTGTTCAACCACCTAGACAAATTGTAATAGCTGTTTTCAGGAGTTCCTCTAACCAAAAACTGAACTTCTTCTTTCACTCTCCAAGCTTGTTTGTAATTGATGTGAACGCCATGCTTTATCCTGACATGTTCAATGATCTGTTTCGGTTTGAGACCTTCCTTCTTTTCTCCATAATTGCTGTAAATCAAAGAACCCAACAACTTTGCAGATGCTTGTCTGTGGTTGGCTTTCCTATGTGTTGTATCGCATGTATGATCACGAACATActttttaacaacaaaaaagTCTCAAAGAAGTAGCTTGGTAACACGCATCTTCCACATGCAATTGTCATCAACACAACTCAATAACACTCTTGACTTGTTAGAAGAGACAGTCTTGTACTCAAACTTCCACTCTAAAGCCCATTTCTTCATCAACATCAAATCTTCCTTGGTTATAAAATACCTATTCACCATAATATCACCAACTCCTCGCGTGGTTGGTGAAAGTCCAATATGGACAGGACTAAAGTCCGGAAGAGCATGCAGAGGAACTGTAGAAACACCTTCATAAAGAAGACTCTGCAAAATTCAAGGCGTTATTGGAAGGCTTAGTACTTGGTTAGGAAGTCTATCCTGAACAGTCtaagaaagaagaaaatcatacaaacacaaacaaaaaaaaaaggaaaattagggACGATGTACATGATTTCATGTCTGCACAGTAGAACAAAACACTAGAGTGGCATTCAATGGAACATGAGAAGCAAATGTATCACTAGTTTGCCTGCTATAACTAGCTGAATCAGTATTAACCTGCAAAATTCAAGGCGTTTTTGGAAGGCTTAGTACTTGATTAGAAAGCATATTCTAAACAGTCtaagaaagaagaaaactatagaaacacaaatagaaaaaaaaactagggaCGATGTACCTGATTTCCTGTCCACACAGTAGAACAAAACACTAGAGTGACATTCAATGGAACATGAGAAGCAAATGTATCATTAGTTTGCATGCTATAGCTAGCTGAATTAGTATTAATCTGCAAAATTCAATGTGGTTTTGGAAGGCTTAGTACTTGGTTATGAAGCATATCATGAACAGTCTAAGAAAGAAGAAAACCATACaaacacaaacagaaaaaaggaaaattagggACGATGTACCTTATTTCCTGTCTGCACAGTAGAACAAAACACTGGAGTGGCATTTAATAGAACATGAGAAGCAAATGTATCACTAGTTTGCCTGCTACAGCTAGCTGAATTGGTATTAACCTGCAAAATTCAAGGCATTTTTGGAAGGCTTAGTACTTGGTTAGGAAGCCTATCCTAAACAGtataagaaagaagaaaaccatacaaacacaaacagaaaaaggaaaattagggACGATGTACCTGATTTCCTGTCTGCACAGTAGAACAAAACACTGGAGTGACATTCAATGGAACATGAGAAGTAAATGTATTACTAGTTTGCCTGTTACAGCTAGCTGAATAAATATTAACCTGTAAAATTCAAGGTGTTTTTGGAAGGCTTAGTACTTGGTTAGAAAGCCTATCCTGAACAGTCTAAAGAAATCATACAACACACaacacaaaccaaaaaaaaaattagggacGATGTACATGTTCTCCTCTCTGCACAGTAGAACGAAGCACTAGATTGGAATTCAAAGGAACAGGCTAAGGAAATGTATCAGAAGCTTGATTGTTACAGCTAGTTGAATCAATATTAACCTGCAATAGTCAATGCACTTTGAAAGGCTTAATAAGTGATTAGGAAAGGTATCCTGAATAATTTAGTTGAAAAAGTCATACAAACCTTAATACACAGCAGAGATGTTCCATCAAATGCTCTAATCTTCCCAATGAAACTGTTGAGCTGACGAGAATTAACTATGGAGATGGGGGAAAACTTTCAACAACACTTCTCATGTCCAAAGAAATATCATACGTCAAACTGATTTCTCCCTCTTTAACACAAAATTCATCCGAGACAATCTTGCTCAAATCTTCATAGGAAGATCTTCTCCTATAGAAATGAAAGAAGCATTCCTGTTCGAATCAACTTGAAACTCCCACTTGACAGATTTTTTTGAAATCCATTGTCCACAGACGCAAAGAACTTCCATAGTTCTACAAAACAACTTCAATCAAAATAGAATAACTAATAAGTACTTGATTAGGAAGCCTATCATGAACAGACTAAAGAAATCATACAACACACAAcacaaactaaaaacaaaattagggACGATGCACATGTTCTCCTCTTTGCACAGTAGAACGAAACACTGGATTGGTATTCAAAGGAACATGCGAATCAAATGTATCAGAAACTTGATTGCTACAGCTAGCTGAATCAGTATTAACCTATAATAGTCAAGGCGTTCTGGAAGGCTTAATACGTGATTAGAAAAGGTATCCTGAATAATTTAGTTGAAAACGGCATAATATGCCTTTCAATATAGCTAAGTGCAAACAACACGGAACGATATCACACACTACAGAAAATGTGAATATTAATAGCACTAGACTATAGCGGTTTTGACAGTTCTGCTATTGTATACCAACACTTACCTTTTTTATAGCGTTTGTCAAATTTAAAACGCTATATATGTTATCgcgggaaaataaaaaattttggCCGCCTAAAATCCTTTTTTCTTCATTGTTTCTTATAAAATCCAAATAGTTCTCTCGAATTAGGTTAGCTTCAATGTCTAcgaagataaatataaaaacacagTGGAGAAGACGAAGATGGTATCTGATGATGCTAAAGCTCTGAAGAAAGAGGAGACGAAGATGGTTCCTTTGTTAGAAGAAGAATCCTACGAACGCCAACAATGGTGGTTCAGCTTCGAGAAAATCGAAGAAGGAAGTGAAGGACGAACTAGTCAACAAGTCTTCTTTATCTGGGTCTCGCCCAAATCCATTAAAGAATAAGGAGATTGATGAAAACGACGATGAGAAGCCTCTTTCCCAAGAGAAATTCCTATGTTGGAGTTTCGAAtgtttgatttttatatttctcattCTGTCTTTCAGCAATTTAGTATTAAATATGGAATCAGGTAGATTGATGTAGTCGAATTGATGTATTCTTATGTTGCTGTCTCTATCTCTCTGGTTTTTAGGAGAGGGagttgaataagaagaagacatagaaagaagaagaagcagagaagaaaggtaaagaagaagagggagaagaaagTCTATGATTTGCCTGGTCAGAAGAGAGACCAACCTGAAGAGGTAACTTTTcattacttctttttttctttgatttgttttctGAAGAGAGATCCACTTAGTATTTTCCATTGTCTCTGTATGTTGTGACGCTGGTATCTGCGACGAGTCTGAGATGCAGGGGCATTGATACAGGTCCAATACGGAGTGAAGAAGCAGAATACGAGGCAGAGGAGCTCGTGAAAATGTAAATGGTGAATGTGTGTGTGATGTGTTATGCTGAGAATCTTGTGGCCTAAAATCAATGTTCTCCATCGATCCATTCATTGCACCTGAAACTGGTTCTGTTCTTAGTTAGTTGTGTGTGTGATGTGATGCTGATAAGAAAAGTTAGCAATCTGGTTCATGGTCTTTCTTCATCAATCTTGAATCAGACAAGTCTTTCTTAACCGGTCTTCTTAtctctctttattttatgtGATCTTTTTGACAGTGTGTGGAAACTCTAGTGCTCTGTTCTAGACTGCAGCATATAAACCGAACTCTAGTGCTCTGTTCTTGAATCTCTTGATAGTATGTTTGATAGGTTTTGATGTATTGATTTTGTATGTTTTGAATCTTTAATGGAAAAGAATATGGTATTTATGATTCACTTGTTAgagtaaattatatttgttatagtgcaatatatattataaaaattatgtttaaaattttaattaccatttatatttataaatttatggtTATGTAATTTTAACAAAGTGACTATTTAAAATTccattataaatcttaaatgaGTACCTTAAACCTTATATCCTtaatacaataaataataatattttaaaacttgaattcaaaattttaaatagaaaactCTTGATTTGATCATTTttgcaaaatatttatatatatgtgataaaacaataattaaatgagtttgttataaaatatttatagatatatatatatagtagtttaggggttcatatATTTAATGTGATATTACTATATGGATTTTTGTGTGCTCAAAAATCTAAACCCCAAAACTTAACCCTAAACCTTATATCATActtcaaactttaaaatatctcGAAATTTAAGTAttcaaaaacatacaaaatatacacatatatctacaaatattagttataatcataaaaaattcccaaacctaaaataaataaaggataaaaatgataattagatttttgataaaaaaatattttaacatataaaaatttagGGGTTTATATCCTAAAATCTAAGCCTTAAAACTTAATTCTAACCTTATAtcaaatttcaaaccatatataTTTAGTGTGATATTACAAATATGGATTTTGGTCTACTTAAAACCCTAACCCCAAAACTTAATCC contains these protein-coding regions:
- the LOC108831203 gene encoding uncharacterized protein LOC108831203, producing the protein MQTNDTFASHVPLNVTLVFCSTVWTGNQSLLYEGVSTVPLHALPDFSPVHIGLSPTTRGVGDIMVNRYFITKEDLMLMKKWALEWKFEYKTYVRDHTCDTTHRKANHRQASAKLLGSLIYSNYGEKKEGLKPKQIIEHVRIKHGVHINYKQAWRVKEEVQFLVRGTPENSYYNLSRWLNKVTETNPGSLTYQHKDANGKFKYAFVAFGPSFSLMRRVIAVDGTILKEKFNGTLLAACVQDGDYHLYHLAFVEVDDENAASWKWFFRGLTHMIPDAPDLVFVSDRANSIASALEEVYPLSHHGICRIHLLRNITPKYSRTGLLPLVESAADAYTCHEFWLIFKDIKDKCPELAKYLEDSDFRKWARCYAPTNRYNIMTTNIAESLNSMLKMPRELPVISLLETIRLTLTTWFFERREAAAKHKHLVTPKVVKKLVFRFVAAMLLNVYQVDQSEFEVKDEKMKYVVDLEKRHCTCNVFDIDKIPCIHAIAAAKYIKRDENHYVDGSHLTETWAKAYAESIHSGAELLMSIYPVNIDELTCPPPATKKRSGRPPTKRKRSVGEFGVHGSKSQSHKCSRCGTGGHNKTTCKKPIG